A stretch of Procambarus clarkii isolate CNS0578487 chromosome 20, FALCON_Pclarkii_2.0, whole genome shotgun sequence DNA encodes these proteins:
- the LOC138366789 gene encoding zinc finger protein 11-like yields the protein MANTYLGKSETWQIGDYGAVISRMSDGLLTWKPAAPAVETLLEGPHGARMIHTGPDTRLDEEQDDQESELSENAPTIELAGVDGNDGLQELRVLEMGTLKQEPLDYELKKEEEVDPNKRKLPPRRRGLRPDYLTYRRPPPAPRTRGTSGPGKRGRPRKHWPCSSTMIKLEPDNQHHILGGAMDTAHMTEVGASDLVTSMTDGELTDAEKHNLLITFQRPETGEMVITMLPPPPAAQHQSEFHDHTTTEGTQTEEDMDLTTDDVGVNGHRCEECGDIIQFKRDYIRHLRQKHNLRPYECDQCGKTCTSHTALEAHHKVHGLERPHRCDYCGKGFVDSSHLKTHILTHTGERPHQCQHCFKAFTQASQLKKHLTIHEENHQFKCSVCNRTFAHRDTLYTHMKTHTSNRPFICDICSLGFVTSSGLNRHRKVHKRSSDPVGGLQDELKCTVCQANFTYKRTLTKHMTTVHGDGIEVKEEDEAAGKPFSDEVSIVEQLREQLNEGYAPKTSELYDEPKQSETLESKFPTNPFKCGICEESFTDVDVLCDHYTNSHTGDQEVYCDVCSVGCATEQQLEQHKQLHIFEEQQSIIHTLPTEEFPYVCSICGKNFRKHQEFVRHQRGHTQEKNYKCDLCGAGFPLKSALDKHVLVHTGERPFKCDICLKSFRQSAALVRHKLWTHRLKNQNKCELCGKTFFTPALLRYHLDSHGDAGQSVKSRLVEISEVEEQLLEQRRGIKQEERIDLEISKDLRSEGEHNCEYCHKIFPSYVSLLTHKLTHKLSASYKCDVCHRTFREKRYLQKHKLTHKGVKSWKCDICKKAFATKLTLIRHSHVHLREALRPGPDLPFIHEEGEEGGEMISGSTLPLILKCDECGIDFAHKSHFVRHKLLHSGTPLLKCGLCNKLFVHKSDIIRHKVMHSFMFTCDECGRNFHKRSLFIMHKKKHIDDKPFKCECGKSFSTSGNYNTHKRIHSGEKPYKCDMCDYRCSQSGRLIKHKRMHSGEKPYQCETCGKYFANHESVKIHMRIHSGERPFKCGNCGKTFINNSSLNLHMRDHIREEMFKCDICNHKFRREHHLEKHRQFHHLQQQYQNANLGLETDGNVEVHLYMCEICGRVFDKKKYLYTHHNVHSRQRSFPCSFCGKQLASRLALKNHNLIHTGEMPFKCSQCKKEFRSSSNLKRHE from the exons ATGGCCAACACTTATCTAGGAAAATCTGAGACTTGGCAAATTGGTGACTATGGAGCAGTCATCAGTAGAATGAGTGATGGCTTGTTGACATGGAAGCCAGCAGCTCCAGCG GTCGAGACGTTGCTTGAAGGACCTCATGGAGCCCGCATGATACACACTGGACCAGATACTCGATTGGATGAAGAACAGGATGACCAAG AAAGTGAATTGTCAGAAAATGCTCCAACAATTGAGCTGGCAGGTGTAGACGGGAATGATGGATTGCAAGAACTGCGAGTGTTGGAGATGGGAACCCTGAAGCAGGAACCATTAGATTATGAGCTTAAGAAAGAAGAGGAGGTTGACCCCAATAAGCGAAAACTGCCACCCAGACGGAGAGGATTACG CCCCGACTACCTGACATATCGTCGACCACCACCTGCACCGCGAACAAGAGGAACATCAGGGCCAGGCAAACGAG GGCGCCCAAGGAAGCATTGGCCATGTTCTTCAACAATGATCAAGTTGGAGCCAGACAATCAGCACCACATTCTAGGAGGAGCCATGGATACTGCCCACATGACTGAGGTTGGTGCCAGTGACTTGGTCACTAGCATGACAGATGGAGAATTAACAGATGCAGAAAAGCACAACTTGCTTATCACATTCCAAAGGCCTGAGACCGGGGAGATGGTGATCACCATGCTTCCACCGCCACCAGCAGCTCAGCATCAGAGTGAATTCCATGACCATACAACTACAG AAGGTACTCAGACAGAAGAGGATATGGATCTTACAACTG ATGATGTTGGTGTCAATGGTCACAGGTGTGAAGAATGTGGAGACATTATCCAATTTAAACGCGACTACATCCGTCACCTGCGTCAGAAGCATAATCTTCGGCCATATGAGTGTGATCAGTGTGGCAAGACTTGTACATCTCATACAGCTCTGGAAGCTCACCACAAAGTTCATGGATTAGAGAGGCCACATCGTTGTGATTACTGTGGAAAAGGTTTTGTTGATTCCTCTCATCTTAAAACGCATATTCTTACACACACAGGAGAGAGACCTCATCAATGCCAGCATTGCTTCAAGGCATTTACACAGGCATCACAGCTGAAAAAGCATTTAACTATTCATGAAGAAAATCATCAATTCAAGTGCTCAGTGTGTAATCGCACTTTTGCTCACCGTGATACTCTCTACACTCACATGAAAACCCATACTTCAAATCGTCCATTTATCTGTGACATTTGCAGTCTTGGTTTTGTCACTAGCAGTGGCCTCAACCGGCACAGAAAGGTTCACAAGAGATCTAGTGACCCTGTTGGAGGTCTTCAGGATGAACTTAAATGCACAGTGTGCCAAGCCAATTTCACTTACAAAAGAACGTTGACAAAGCATATGACCACTGTGCACGGGGATGGCATTGAAGTCAAAGAGGAAGATGAAGCTGCTGGGAAACCATTTTCAGATGAAGTTTCAATTGTGGAACAGCTTCGGGAACAGCTCAATGAAGGGTATGCACCTAAAACCTCTGAACTGTATGATGAACCTAAACAGTCAGAAACTCTTGAAAGCAAGTTTCCTACAAATCCATTCAAATGTGGCATATGTGAGGAATCATTCACGGATGTTGATGTGCTCTGTGATCACTACACAAATTCTCACACTGGTGATCAAGAAGTGTACTGTGATGTATGTAGTGTTGGTTGTGCTACAGAACAACAACTTGAGCAGCACAAACAGCTTCATATTTTTGAAGAACAACAATCTATAATACACACTTTGCCAACAGAGGAATTTCCTTATGTTTGTTCTATTTGTGGAAAGAACTTCAGAAAACATCAAGAATTTGTAAGGCATCAAAGAGGACATACACAAGAAAAGAACTATAAATGCGATCTTTGTGGTGCTGGTTTTCCACTGAAGTCTGCTTTGGATAAGCATGTTTTAGTTCATACtggtgaaagaccatttaaatgtgACATTTGTTTAAAGAGTTTCCGACAAAGTGCAGCATTGGTCAGACACAAATTGTGGACTCACAGATTAAAAAACCAAAATAAGTGTGAATTATGCGGTAAAACTTTCTTTACTCCAGCCCTGCTTCGATATCACCTTGATAGCCATGGAGATGCAGGCCAGTCTGTGAAATCTCGTCTTGTAGAAATATCAGAAGTCGAGGAGCAGTTATTAGAGCAACGTCGTGGCATTAAGCAAGAAGAAAGAATAGACTTAGAAATTAGTAAAGATTTAAGGAGTGAAGGTGAGCATAATTGTGAGTACTGTCATAAGATTTTCCCATCTTATGTCTCGCTTCTCACTCACAAACTTACACATAAACTATCAGCGTCTTATAAATGTGATGTATGTCACCGTACATTTCGTGAGAAAAGGTATCTGCAAAAGCATAAATTAACCCACAAAGGAGTGAAGAGTTGGAAATGTGACATTTGTAAGAAAGCTTTTGCCACAAAACTAACTTTAATCAGACACTCTCATGTGCATCTGCGTGAAGCTCTTCGTCCTGGTCCTGATTTGCCCTTCATtcatgaggaaggagaggagggaggggagatgaTAAGTGGAAGTACACTTCCGTTAATCCTCAAGTGTGATGAATGTGGTATTGATTTTGCACATAAAAGTCACTTTGTTCGCCATAAACTTTTACACTCTGGCACTCCACTTCTAAAGTGTGGCTTGTGTAATAAATTGTTTGTGCACAAGAGTGATATAATTCGACATAAGGTCATGCATTCATTCATGTTTACCTGTGATGAGTGTGGACGAAACTTTCACAAGCGATCATTATTTATCATGCACAAGAAGAAACATATTGATGACAAGccattcaagtgtgagtgtggcaaGAGCTTTTCTACAAGTGGTAATTACAACACTCATAAGCGTATTCACAGTGGTGAAAAGCCATACAAATGTGATATGTGTGATTACAGGTGTTCACAGAGTGGCCGGCTTATAAAGCATAAAAGAATGCATAGCGGAGAAAAGCCATACCAATGTGAAACTTGTGGCAAGTACTTTGCCAATCATGAATCAGTCAAAATTCACATGAGAATTCATTCTggagaaagaccatttaaatgtgGTAACTGTGGTAAGACTTTCATAAACAACAGTAGTCTTAATCTACACATGCGGGACCACATTCGGGAGGAGATGTTTAAGTGTGATATTTGCAACCACAAATTTCGGCGAGAGCATCACCTTGAAAAGCACAGACAGTTTCATCACCTTCAACAGCAATATCAGAATGCCAATCTAGGCCTTGAGACAGATGGAAATGTAGAGGTCCATCTTTATATGTGTGAGATATGTGGTAGAGTATTTGATAAGAAGAAATACCTATATACTCATCACAATGTTCACTCACGTCAGCGTAGCTTTCCATGCAGTTTTTGTGGAAAACAACTGGCATCTCGTCTTGCACTGAAGAACCATAACTTAATTCACACTGGAGAAATGCCCTTTAAGTGTAGTCAGTGTAAAAAAGAATTCCGTAGCTCATCAAATCTAAAACGTCATGAG